Genomic DNA from Parambassis ranga chromosome 5, fParRan2.1, whole genome shotgun sequence:
TTCCTGCCAATTAATAGCTGGAGCAGGGGGTCAGGCTAGAATTTTCCACTTGACTGCTGCTCCAGTATGGAGGCTTGGCACTTGGCTCGGAGCTGCCGCAGCTGCTAGAAGCCATGCTATACCTTTGGAGGACTTGGCGTAATTAGTTTACCTTGTAGCCATTATTACTTTAAGTCCCTCCTTTGCCTTAGTCCAGTCCAAGACATCCTTGTTGATGGAACCAGATATTTTCTACACAAGGCTGTCCATGAAAATATTAAGTGTCCATCTTTACTGCGGCCGTGATAGCCCCGATGATGGAGGTCAGTCAGATACAGCAGTTAATCATCAGATCACCTCCGTAAGCAGCTCCTAATTAGAGTGCTCACAATACAATTTCAGCTTGTAATTAGCCCAGATTGGCTTCTTCCTCTGGCTGCCTTATTAACAGGGCAGCTCAGCGGTAGGTGAGGCTCTCACTGTCATTTTTCAGAGCTGCACAGGCAGCCCATCTCTCCTTCACAACTCAGCCCCTCGCCAGTTACCGTGGCTGGATGAGGTGGGGGTGTGTTGTCCAAACGGGACAAAAGATTAGACAAAGGCGGTGTAACGGAGAGCTGGGaacagggaggggagaggactGGAAGCCTGGAAGAATAGAGGAGGTGGAGAGTGGATGAGCAGGGCTCCAGGGTTGTTTTCCAAACATTTAGCGAATGTTCATGGATCATCTGAGGGCCCGCCCGCAATTAGAGAGGAGATATGCATAGTCAATGAGGCAGAGACGCTGAGGTAATTAGAAGACTAACCgagctctgtctctctttctgtttgtttggtcTGCTTTCCTTCTCTCAGCTCAACCTAGTGTCCAATGTCACGTTGTCCAAGACAGCCCCTGAGGCCTCTTCCCCTCTGAGCCTTCCACAGACCCCCACCACACCCACAGCACCTCTTACACCGTTATCCCAGACCCACTCCGTCATCACAGCCAACAGCCTCCACAGCGTGGGCCCTATGAGACGGCGCTACTCAGACAAGTACAACATGCCCATCTCCCCAGGTACACAGTGACAAATAAAAGCAGAataacacaatcacacatgtATACTGTAACCTGTAACTGTATGCACACAATAATCAACATACATGATAATGTAATTCCTTcatgacacttttttttcctgtctacAGATATCAGTCAGAACAAAGACTTTTACATGAACACAGATGTTAGACCGCCATTCACGTACGCCTCATTAATAAGACAGGTAAGGCATCCGCTTCCTCTTTAACCATTTTCCGTTTTagtgaatggaaaaaaaatggatcttgcaggaaataTAGCAGATACGCAATGCACTTCTTTCACTGCTCATTTATATTTGAACACAATTTCAACAGAAGAACAGATAAAGCATCTGCAAATGAGTCCAAAAATGCATTGGGAATTCAAAACACAACCACATATGACACTTTTGTTTGATTAAGCGTTTCAGTGGCTGTGATTATTACCAAATTCATTTCACACAACAGTAGGGATGAACCTGTTTTAAGATGGCCAGTCAATTATCGCTCGACCGCAGTAATCTGGGATCTCAGGAATTAATCTGAGCTGTCCATAATTGCTGCCCTGTAATCTGCCTGAGAAATGTTTTTGCTTGCCCTTCATTTACACCCGCAAAAGAAAATATATTcaaatctgccattttgaatATAAAAGTGCATTAGAGTTTCTGGAAACAGAGTACATTTTGCACAGTTTCTTTCTTGCTGTCTGCTCAGGAaaccacacacaaacctgcatgCCTTCTGTGAATTATTAATCAGTTTGTGAAGGGAGAAAAAttgtaaatgtttgtttctgtcactgTTCCTCATCCAGGCAATCCTCGAATCTCCAGAAAAGCAGCTAACACTAAACGAAATCTACAACTGGTTCACACGAATGTTTGCATATTTTAGGCGCAACGCAGCAACGTGGAAGGTAattttgttcttcctctttaCAGCTTTCAGCCAGAAGCAGagaattaaagaaaaaacattgttAGGGAGAGTTAAAAATACAGTAGACAGCCATAACACCTTTTTAAATGAACCTTTGCACAAATATATAATACACGTCTTATCTTGTTTAAATGAGCCTTTATACAAACATCTCAACCACACAACAGAGGAATTTGTgcatttctgtaaaaaaaaaaaaaataaataaagaaataaggGAAGAAAAGTTGAAAATGTAATGTGTGGGGATGTTCTGATGGTGGGCGGCATTAGTTGAACATAGCAGTGCTCGCCAGTGAATCCTGGCTGAGCCCACTTCAGATGGGAACACTCTGTTTTCTAACaggccacaaaaacacacaaacaaaacaacaaaacagaaacgaCTGGAGACAGGATTTCCAAAGCAAAGATGAAGCTGGATTTGATCATTTTGACCTAACACACTCACCACGACCCTGCTCTACCCGCATTCTCCATCAGCTCCCGCACTTACTGACAGCCTTTCCATAGGGGCACATTGGTGTTATAAACACTGGATtcctctctacacacacacttactgtagTATATACATACACTCAGCTCAGCTCCTGGAATAACACAAGGATGATATATGtagaacactttttttttacattttctggtCAAACAAAATTTACACTGATTAATCAGAAGAGGCAGTGCTTGAATGataagaaaacaaagatgtcaCTGACTCAGGACTATTGCTATGGAAACTTGTAAATATTTACGTGTTGTTTAAGTCATTTGGAACTTTAGGACCATTTGCTGCCAATAACCTtctgaaatatttattgttttcactcaggttttcatccagtgCCTGTCAAAATATTTCCTCTCTGAAATGAAGTTTTATTCCCATGAAGACATGTTTACTGTTCTGATAGAaaccctttttctctctttgttttcacaCCAACTGCAGAATGCAGTCCGGCATAATCTTAGTCTTCACAAGTGTTTTGTGCGAGTAGAAAACGTAAAAGGGGCTGTGTGGACAGTCGACGAAATAGAGTTCCAAAAGAGACGGCCTCAAAAGATCAGTGGGTAGGTTTGGCCTTTTTTTGAGCCCTGACTAGCGTGTGTCTCTCAGCGGTGACTGATGGGAagagactgctgctgctccatctcATTGTCTGTCCAAAGTCCCTGCTTGCTTTGGCGTGCCTCCCTCTTCATGCTTTCAGACGGGTTTTGGTGATTTTCATTTTGATCTtcaccctctccctcccccctccccctcctcccttgtatctgtgtgtgtctgtctgtccataatgtgtctgtcctgtctatCACTGCATCTGCATCTGGCTGTCCCCCACCCCTTCCCTGCTGGTGTGCTTTCCCAGGGTGCCATTCGCACCAACCTTTCCCTGCATAAGTGCTTTGTGAGATTAGAGGGTGAGTTTGGGTCCTTTTGGACTGTTGATGATGAGGAGTTTAAGCGCGGCCGCCACGTTCAGCGAGGCCGACCTCGGAAATACATCCCCGGTGACGAGCTGCTCGTACAGTAAGCACTTCCCCGCCGCCCTGCAAACTCCAATggccctcctctcccctctgacCTGCATGCCCACCCCTCCCCTCTCAGTGTTGCCATCATGCTTTTTGTGTTGAGCTTGCCATTCATCATGCTTTCACAAGATCTTCCTCCATCAAGCTGTTCTTCCTTCAAAGTGTTGAAGATAGTTGTGTGGTATTGTACATCTGTAGCTTTAATATCCATATTACTACACCAGTAAACTTGTTAAATTCTTTTACAAAGTGCATCGATTTCTTTTTATGAAATAAGATACTGGATCTGAGGAATGCACGCTAGGTGAGACACGAGTCTGTGgttgtaatttaattttttctGTTTGCAGAAGTCCAGCCTTAGTGAAGAACATTCAGACCAGCTTGGGCTATGGTTCGACCCTCTCTGCTGCCTTCCAGGTAAAAATAATAAGTGACTTCATCCCTCAGCTGCCTCAGTCTGAACtttaaaagacagaaagaaatacGTCTTTTTCTGTCTCATACTTACACTTTGTTTTTACGGGGATGTGCGGGCATGAAAAGAGTGATGGGTAACTGCGAAAGTGCTGACAAGCCTCTTCCGTTTTACATTTAATGCTTCGGGCTTTGCTTTTCAGGCTTCAATGGCAGAAAACACCACACCTCTATACACTACTGCTTCCACCCTCAACTCCCTGGCCAACGCCATCCGCGAGGAGATGAATGGAGCGATGGACCATGGAAACAGCAACGGCAGTGACAGCAGCCCGGGACGCTCGCCCCTGCCAGCTATGTGAGTGGCACGCACGCTTTCTATCACCAGCACAGTCTGTGTAAGAAAAGTGGGCTGTCtccactgagacagaaacactCCAAATAGATGTAGACAGAAAATAATTTCTGTGCCCACCCAAAATGCACTGAAATGACCTAATACATGGCATTAGATCAAACAGAAACAACGGCAGAGGGACAATAAATAAAGTGGAGAGGGGATGATAttagagtggtgtgtgtgtgtgtgtgtggggtcacGGCCAGTGCTGTGGCAGGCCTCCCTGCAGTAAAGGAAACTCCACCTTTTCGGAGCTTCCATCACCAGACCGGCTGGGAAGAGAAGACCGGAGCCCCTCTGTTGTTTTTACAGGGAGTTTATGAACTCTCCTTTATgtgtcctgctgtctgtctgaacCCCGCCATGATCAGCATTCCAGTTAGTTAAAATATTTACTAAATGCCAGAACGAAGAGTGACAGAGCTGCTGGCTTGGACACGGTGCAACATGAGCTGCAACACATTCAGAAACGCTCCCGAGcctctgaaagaaaaacaacacaaaagcatAATTAGTCTGGAGGACATCATCCAAGATTCTCATGTAGGAAAGTTGCGGTCGGCCTGGAAACCGCAGCTCCCCATTCACTTGTTGTATAGGAGTGTCTGCTAAGTTGTTTGAAGCCTAAAATAATACAGCACACGCTGCATCGTTTCCAGATGTGGGGGCAGACCACCGATGTGCAGCACTGGTAGGAGACTCAGGGATGGCCTCCTGAAATATCTGAGCTTGGGGGGAAATTCtgcctgaaaacaaaaaaaaaggtgcagtaATGAGCTCCTGGCCAAATGGAGGAAAGTGCCATCCCTAATCACTGTGAACATAGCTCTGAGCGTGGCTGTGGAACAGGAAAGGCAGAGACAGGATGGGTGTGCTGGCCTAAAGGCAGCCTGCTTCTCCCTCTGCCCCTCTGCTTCTATCTTTAGGCTGATAGAGCTCACTGCTCCTTCTCCATAATTATGTCTATAAGCTTTATGCAAGTACAAAATGAGttaaatctgttttcttttgcttttaaaGAACTTTTTTCTCTTATTAGCAAAACATACCTGGCATTATGCTTTGGCACTGCTCTGAACAGTTCAACACCACCGTTAACCGTGTAACAACATATGCTTTCCACATGTGCCAGTGTGCTGCTGGATGACAGGACACAGCTATTTGACACTGTGAAGAAAGCAAAAGCACGCCTTCCTAAACAGCCAGACGGGAATCAGGTATCCAGAGAAGGCTAATTATAAGCAAAGTGTGGAATCAGCATGCAGTTCAAtagcataataataacaatttcATGTCTGCCctgcagccacagagtcagACCTGAGGCAACGGCACTTGTGGAGTTTCTTTGATGTGAAAATGATAGAAAAGCTGACTTTACTTTTTACCCTTTTTATAATTTACACCAAAATAtgtcagctcattagcataccATTGCCTCCATCACAATAGTTGCAAATCACACAAGACATCCTGGTGTGAATAAATCAAATGCAAGCTTTGGTGATGAAGAATGTGCCAGTTGTCCCTTGTTGTTGTAGTAAATGAGCCCGGTGCCTCATCCTGACACCGCTATACCTCCACTACAGCAGCCTGGCACCGCAGGTTAGAGCGGCAAGTCCCCCGCAGCTGctcataatgtttttttttccctcctccctgCCACATCCAGGCCTCTTCTCCCCCCTGCGCTTTATTCCTGCTCTGTTTCTGTAATGAGAAATTTGGCAGATCTCATCTCTTTAGTGGCTCTTTTGCTCAGGCGGTGAGCTGGGGGGGCTCATGTTTTTGCCTTGTTTACAAGTGACAGCGTTATTATTCTCATAAGGGCTCTGTTTCTTATCACAGCGTTGTGCCGAGAGCGCCGCTGCCGCTCTCCTCGCACGCCTCTCCTGCCAGCGCTTTTCTTCCCTTATTGACACTTGGTTGAAAATATGCATTAATTCTGGAGTTTAAAGCATGTATGGCGGTGTCTGGTCGCTGTGTTTGCTTGAAGTTGATTAATGATAGAAGCCGGCTCGGGGTCGTCCTCTGGAGACCCGCCTCGCAGGTTGTGCATGTTAACGAGCAGGAAGGGGAACACACAGCGCGCCGCTGATCCTCCGCCACCAGGAGGCTGACAACGGCAGCCCACTCGCTCCGCAGAGTccattctctcctctcctcgtcTCACGTTGTTAATCTTCCTCATTTATCAATTCTAAGTGAATACCCTGTTGTCGGTTgccatgaaaataaaaagcctGCAGCTTTGCCGGGATTGGAATACCTCAAAAGAAAGCTGAAATTATCATCAGTGCCAGTGAGGCTTCTCCTCACAGTCTCAGTGAAGccagacatttgtttttgttccccTGCTCCTTCCTTTATAAACAGAATCAGCACAGGTCGCTATCATTtactctctgcatgtgtgtgaggttAGAAAAAACTCATTTAACAAAGTACTAGTAGAACTGAAGCTACAGTTTttactctcctctcctccaccaggCATCACATCAGCGTTAAAGAGGAACCACTGGACCCTGATGACCACGAAGGGCCCCTGTCCCTGGTAACAACTGCCAATCACAGTCCGGATTTTGATCACCACAGAGATTATGACGACGACCAGGGCCACGACGACATGCTGTAAGGCTGGCGCCACCCCTCCCCAACCCCAGAGGCCGAGGCAGTCTGCGTCATCTGGGagacggaaaaaaaaaacgctccTCAGATAACAAACACTGAACTGCAGTCTCAGCcactgatgacagctctcaaaTGTCTCCAAGTTAACTTTTTAGTGCCATTACAATACAtagcaagaacacacacacacacagaaaaacacagagatcgCCTCCACACGTGAGGGCTCCTTTTTCTGATTTCTTTCTActtttgatttaaaaaacacttaaaaagtGAACTTCATTTCTACTCATGTGTCGGACGGACTTGTTTGGTACGGGGGCGCCACAGTTTGAGAGTCTGGGAGACCCCTCGCCGCGCAGCCAGTACGGACTGCACCTCAGCGGACTGCAAAGACAGGGGGGGCGGAGGGGGTTATGTCTCTCGCCCACCCACCCCccatttttctctccctccctccttctacCAGACATCTGAACATaaactgaagagagagagagaatgactGACGTTTAATTTACAccgtgtgtgtgagggagagcgAGTGCGGACTTCTGTTCATTGTCACTGCCTTCAACACTTCTTATTGGTTTGATTCCATCAAGAGTGGGAGGgatgtttatttagttttatttctgggtgttttttttttttttcgtttggGGGGTGAAAGTTTATAAAATATCAACATACTGTGTCTTTTTCCATCATTCAATGctgtttattaatattattattaatattattattattcctgaTCAGACCTCATGCCCATGCTGTGGAGATTCTGTGTGGTCAGCACTTGATTATGAATGTTTATGATTTCCTTTcatttaagcacacacacacacacacacacacacacacacacacatgaagcagaATGTCAGTagtatttttctgtcatttattcCACAATCttccaaaaaggaaaaaaaaaagtcaccacTCTGATGTGTAGCCTGCTCCTTGCCCACCCCACCATCCCCCTCCTCCCATCCTGCTCATGAAGTCCATTGGCAATGCACTACTCATAATGAAGGCTCTCTCCACGCATCAATGAAGTTTAATTTAAGATGCGAATGAATGACAGAGAAATCATGCAGGTTATGATTTATCCTTATGAAATTATACTTTAAAACAGCCCCTCACGGCAGAGCATGCTGAGCTGCAACAGAATTTCTGATCACTCACAAGCTCCgggttctttcttttctttttcctttctttctttttttttttaaatgaaaatgtcagGTGTGCACCGGCGAGATAATGATTTAGACCAACTAATTGTGATTCCTGAACGCAACTGTCATCGTTAATCAAACGTGTCTGCTTTTATTTCCATGCTGTAATTTCATTGGAAGATAAACGTGCATTCcctgtagttttattttgtatcacGTGCATGACTAGTTTTAAGTTTTGAGTGTTAATAATTGCACACCAGATGAAATGCTCATTTTCTTTCATCGAGGGAACAATCCTAGAGACCTGCAATAAGACCTAAAAAACGTTGCACATTCCAGCTTATGACAGCCATCGCAAAGGGCCCAAAAAACACATACGCCATTTAGGAAGTGTGTGGACGCC
This window encodes:
- the foxp1b gene encoding forkhead box protein P1-B isoform X7, giving the protein MMTPQVITPQQMQQILQQQVLSPQQLQVLLQQQQALMLQQQQLQEFYKKQQEQLHLQLLQQQQQQQQHAGSKQSKEQQVSAQQLAFQQQLLQVQQVQQQHLLNLQRQGLLTIQPGQTSLPLHSLTQGMIPAELQQLWKEVTNAHVKEEHNNSSSNNGHRGLDLSSPAPPKNPLLNQHVSTNGQYMSHKREGSTLEDHSPHGHPLYGHGVCKWPGCEAVFDDFQSFLKHLNNEHALDDRSTAQCRVQMQVVQQLELQLAKDKERLQAMMTHLHVKSTEPKATPQPLNLVSNVTLSKTAPEASSPLSLPQTPTTPTAPLTPLSQTHSVITANSLHSVGPMRRRYSDKYNMPISPDISQNKDFYMNTDVRPPFTYASLIRQAILESPEKQLTLNEIYNWFTRMFAYFRRNAATWKNAVRHNLSLHKCFVRVENVKGAVWTVDEIEFQKRRPQKISGSPALVKNIQTSLGYGSTLSAAFQASMAENTTPLYTTASTLNSLANAIREEMNGAMDHGNSNGSDSSPGRSPLPAMHHISVKEEPLDPDDHEGPLSLVTTANHSPDFDHHRDYDDDQGHDDML